One genomic segment of Aquamicrobium lusatiense includes these proteins:
- a CDS encoding GFA family protein, which produces MRIVEGGCLCGKVRFRARGEPLRVGICHCMDCRRHHGALFHASAIYPASEFSFGGEAGSYKGRHFCPACGSSMFGRTGEEVEINLGALDETNLFRPTYELWCIRRESWLPPFPDTEIFPGDRAVADQS; this is translated from the coding sequence ATGAGGATTGTGGAAGGTGGATGCCTGTGCGGCAAGGTGCGCTTCCGCGCTCGCGGCGAGCCGCTGCGGGTCGGCATTTGCCATTGCATGGATTGCCGCAGGCACCATGGCGCGCTTTTCCATGCGTCGGCCATCTATCCGGCCTCCGAGTTCAGCTTCGGGGGAGAAGCCGGGTCGTACAAGGGGCGGCATTTTTGCCCGGCCTGCGGCTCATCGATGTTTGGCCGAACCGGCGAAGAAGTCGAAATCAATCTCGGTGCGCTGGATGAAACGAATCTGTTCAGACCCACTTATGAACTGTGGTGCATTCGTCGCGAGTCGTGGCTTCCGCCTTTTCCCGATACTGAAATTTTTCCGGGGGATCGCGCCGTTGCCGATCAGTCGTAA
- the rplJ gene encoding 50S ribosomal protein L10 has protein sequence MDRAEKRELVSSLNDAFKGAGSVVVAHYAGITVAQMNDLRVKMGAAGGTVKVAKNRLAKIALQGTESEGIIDLFKGQTLIAYSDDPVAAPKVASDFAKGNDKLVILGGAMGSTTLDADGVKALASLPSLDELRARLVGMISTPATRIAQVVNAPAGNVARVIGAYARKDEAA, from the coding sequence GTGGATAGAGCGGAAAAACGCGAACTCGTCTCGAGTCTGAACGACGCCTTCAAGGGCGCCGGATCAGTCGTCGTGGCCCACTATGCCGGTATCACCGTTGCGCAGATGAACGATCTTCGTGTGAAGATGGGCGCAGCCGGTGGAACTGTCAAAGTCGCGAAGAACCGCCTCGCCAAAATCGCTCTTCAGGGCACGGAATCCGAAGGCATCATCGATCTGTTCAAGGGACAGACGCTGATCGCTTATTCGGACGATCCGGTTGCGGCTCCGAAGGTCGCGTCCGATTTCGCCAAGGGCAATGACAAGCTTGTCATTCTCGGCGGCGCAATGGGCTCGACCACGCTCGATGCCGATGGTGTGAAGGCTCTTGCCTCGCTGCCGTCGCTCGACGAGCTGCGTGCACGTCTGGTGGGTATGATTTCCACCCCGGCAACCCGGATCGCACAGGTCGTCAACGCACCGGCAGGCAATGTCGCGCGCGTTATCGGCGCTTATGCCCGGAAGGACGAGGCGGCGTGA
- the rplA gene encoding 50S ribosomal protein L1 encodes MAKISKRIAKVREGLDPDKVYGLEDAIKLLKDRSSVKFDETIEISMNLGVDPRHADQMVRGVVNLPNGTGRDVRVAVFARGDKADEAKAAGADIVGAEELVEIVQKGEINFDRCIATPDMMPLVGRLGKVLGPRGMMPNPKVGTVTTDVAGAVKASKGGAVEFRVEKAGIVHGGVGKVSFEVKALEENVRAFADAVNKAKPTGAKGIYVKRVALSSTMGPGLKLDVASLAIS; translated from the coding sequence ATGGCAAAGATTTCCAAGCGCATAGCCAAGGTTCGTGAAGGCCTTGATCCCGATAAGGTCTACGGCCTCGAAGACGCGATCAAGCTTCTGAAGGACCGCTCTTCCGTCAAGTTCGACGAGACCATCGAAATCTCGATGAACCTCGGTGTTGATCCCCGTCATGCCGACCAGATGGTCCGCGGCGTGGTCAACCTGCCGAACGGCACCGGCCGTGATGTTCGCGTCGCCGTGTTTGCCCGTGGCGACAAGGCTGACGAGGCCAAGGCAGCCGGTGCGGACATCGTCGGTGCCGAGGAACTGGTCGAGATCGTCCAGAAGGGCGAGATCAACTTCGATCGCTGCATCGCCACGCCGGACATGATGCCGCTCGTCGGTCGTCTGGGCAAGGTGCTCGGCCCCCGCGGCATGATGCCGAACCCGAAGGTCGGCACCGTGACCACCGATGTGGCTGGTGCGGTCAAGGCTTCCAAGGGTGGCGCCGTTGAGTTCCGCGTCGAGAAGGCCGGTATCGTCCACGGCGGCGTTGGCAAGGTCTCCTTCGAGGTCAAGGCTCTGGAAGAGAACGTTCGTGCTTTCGCCGATGCGGTCAACAAGGCCAAGCCGACGGGCGCCAAGGGCATTTACGTCAAGCGGGTGGCTCTGTCCTCGACCATGGGCCCCGGCCTGAAGCTGGATGTGGCTTCTCTCGCCATTTCCTGA
- the nusG gene encoding transcription termination/antitermination protein NusG: MTARWYIVHAYSNFEKKVADDIENKARQKGLSDRIEQIVVPTEKVVEVRRGKKVDAERKFFPGYVLMKADLNDAVISLVKNTPRVTGFLGEDKHTAKPMYITDKEAERILHQVQEGVERPKPSVTFEVGEAIRVSDGPFASFNGFVQEVDEERARLKVEVSIFGRAVPVDLEFGQVEKG; this comes from the coding sequence ATGACCGCGCGCTGGTACATCGTTCACGCCTATTCCAACTTCGAGAAGAAGGTGGCGGATGACATTGAGAACAAGGCCCGTCAGAAGGGGCTGAGCGACAGGATCGAGCAGATCGTCGTGCCCACCGAGAAGGTGGTCGAGGTTCGCCGTGGCAAGAAGGTCGATGCGGAGCGCAAGTTCTTCCCCGGCTACGTGCTGATGAAGGCTGATCTGAATGACGCCGTGATCTCGCTGGTCAAGAACACGCCGCGCGTGACCGGCTTCCTCGGTGAGGACAAGCACACCGCCAAGCCGATGTACATCACCGACAAGGAGGCCGAGCGCATCCTGCATCAGGTGCAGGAAGGCGTGGAGCGGCCGAAGCCTTCGGTGACCTTCGAGGTCGGCGAGGCGATCCGCGTTTCCGATGGTCCCTTCGCTTCCTTCAACGGCTTCGTTCAGGAAGTGGACGAGGAGCGGGCGCGTCTCAAGGTTGAGGTTTCCATCTTCGGGCGCGCCGTGCCTGTGGATCTGGAATTCGGACAGGTCGAAAAGGGCTGA
- a CDS encoding 2-hydroxy-3-oxopropionate reductase: MRRQGGRGSVTNRKDATMENIGFIGLGIMGSPMAGHLLDAGYSVITTDHRSPPPADLVDKGLKTVTGNAAVAQAADIIITMVPDTPQVDEVLFGEDGVASGLSKGKLVIDMSSISPIATKTFAQKINALGCDYLDAPVSGGEVGAKAASLTIMVGGEENAFERARPVFEKMGKNITLVGPNSVGQTTKVANQIVVALTIEAVAEALVFASKAGADPARVRQALMGGLAASRILEVHGERMIRRTFDPGFRIELHQKDLNLALEGARSLGVSLPNTSTAQQLFNSCAANGGAKEDHSALVRALERMAGHDVA, encoded by the coding sequence ATTCGCCGGCAAGGCGGACGCGGCAGCGTGACGAATCGAAAGGACGCCACAATGGAAAACATCGGTTTCATAGGTCTGGGCATCATGGGATCTCCCATGGCCGGGCATCTGCTGGATGCAGGCTATTCGGTCATCACCACCGACCATCGCTCGCCGCCGCCTGCCGACCTTGTCGACAAAGGCCTGAAGACCGTGACCGGCAACGCCGCCGTGGCACAGGCCGCAGACATCATCATCACCATGGTGCCGGACACGCCGCAGGTGGATGAGGTGCTGTTCGGCGAGGATGGCGTGGCGTCGGGCCTGTCGAAGGGCAAGTTGGTCATCGACATGTCGTCTATTTCGCCGATCGCCACCAAAACCTTCGCGCAGAAGATCAACGCTCTGGGCTGCGATTATCTGGACGCGCCGGTTTCGGGCGGTGAAGTAGGCGCAAAGGCTGCGTCGCTCACCATCATGGTCGGCGGCGAGGAGAACGCTTTTGAGCGAGCGCGCCCCGTTTTCGAGAAAATGGGCAAGAACATCACGCTGGTCGGCCCCAATAGCGTCGGGCAGACGACCAAGGTAGCGAATCAGATCGTCGTCGCGCTCACCATTGAGGCGGTGGCCGAGGCGCTGGTGTTTGCGTCCAAGGCGGGAGCCGATCCTGCCCGGGTTCGGCAGGCGCTGATGGGCGGGCTCGCGGCCTCGCGCATCCTCGAAGTGCATGGCGAGCGCATGATCAGGCGCACCTTCGACCCGGGCTTCCGCATCGAACTGCACCAGAAGGATCTCAATCTGGCCCTCGAAGGCGCCCGTTCGCTCGGCGTCTCGCTGCCCAACACCTCGACGGCGCAGCAGCTCTTCAACTCCTGCGCCGCCAATGGCGGGGCGAAGGAGGATCATTCGGCACTGGTGCGCGCGCTGGAGCGGATGGCCGGCCACGACGTAGCCTGA
- the secE gene encoding preprotein translocase subunit SecE, whose translation MASKTTNPFVFLQQVRSEAAKVTWPSRRETMISTVMVLIFSLLAMLFFFAADQLMGFAVELILGIGR comes from the coding sequence ATGGCGTCGAAGACAACCAATCCTTTCGTCTTCCTTCAGCAGGTTCGGTCCGAGGCTGCCAAGGTCACCTGGCCTTCGCGGCGCGAGACGATGATCTCCACGGTGATGGTTCTGATCTTTTCGCTGCTGGCGATGCTCTTCTTCTTTGCTGCCGATCAGCTCATGGGTTTTGCCGTCGAATTGATTCTCGGCATCGGGCGCTAA
- a CDS encoding TrmH family RNA methyltransferase — translation MSDIKKSGTPKDAHYARLRRTFRDEKAGGPRAHRPRRKVMPGDGPSEGLVHLYGLHTVRAALANPARKVRSMLVTRNAAERLELGPVDGLPFPARIVEPREIDKITGSDAVHQGVLIEAEPLRPKRLDALGDTNLVLVLDQVTDPHNVGAILRSAVAFGAGALITTNRHSPTESGVLAKSASGALEHIDHIEVRNLAEALETLHGAGFQTIGLDSDGPAELEKTFSAQRLALVLGAEGKGLRQKTRETVSALARLDMPGAIRSLNVSNAAAVALYAAGRFLNE, via the coding sequence ATGAGCGACATCAAGAAATCCGGCACCCCCAAAGACGCGCATTATGCAAGGCTGCGTCGAACCTTTCGTGACGAAAAGGCCGGCGGGCCACGCGCGCACAGGCCACGGCGCAAGGTCATGCCCGGCGACGGTCCCTCCGAAGGTCTCGTGCATCTCTATGGCCTGCACACGGTGCGCGCAGCCCTTGCCAATCCCGCGCGCAAGGTGCGCTCCATGCTGGTCACGCGCAATGCGGCCGAGCGGCTGGAACTCGGCCCTGTGGATGGCCTTCCCTTCCCGGCCCGCATCGTCGAGCCGCGCGAGATCGACAAGATCACCGGATCCGACGCCGTCCATCAGGGCGTGCTGATCGAGGCCGAACCGCTCAGGCCCAAGCGCCTCGACGCGCTGGGTGACACGAATCTCGTGCTTGTGCTGGATCAGGTGACGGATCCGCACAATGTCGGCGCAATTCTGCGTTCCGCCGTGGCCTTCGGCGCCGGCGCGCTCATCACGACCAATCGTCACAGCCCGACCGAATCCGGCGTGCTGGCCAAATCGGCATCCGGCGCGCTGGAACACATAGACCATATCGAGGTGCGCAATCTCGCCGAAGCGCTGGAAACGCTGCATGGGGCCGGCTTCCAGACGATCGGTCTCGATTCGGATGGACCCGCCGAGCTGGAAAAGACCTTTTCCGCACAAAGGCTGGCGCTCGTTCTCGGCGCGGAAGGCAAGGGCCTGCGGCAGAAGACGCGCGAGACGGTGAGTGCGCTGGCCCGGCTCGACATGCCCGGCGCCATCCGCTCGCTCAATGTCTCCAACGCCGCAGCCGTGGCGCTCTATGCGGCGGGGCGGTTTCTGAACGAATAG
- the rplK gene encoding 50S ribosomal protein L11 produces MAKKIAGQLKLQVPAGSATPSPPIGPALGQRGINIMEFCKAFNAQSQEMEKGSPIPVVITYYQDKSFTFVMKTPPVTYFLKKAVNLKSGSKEPGKAKAGQISRDKVREIAEAKMKDLNANDVEAAMRMVEGSARSMGLEVVG; encoded by the coding sequence ATGGCTAAGAAAATTGCAGGCCAGCTCAAGCTTCAGGTTCCCGCGGGGTCGGCTACGCCGTCGCCTCCGATCGGCCCTGCGCTTGGTCAGCGTGGCATCAACATCATGGAATTCTGTAAGGCGTTCAACGCCCAGAGCCAGGAGATGGAGAAGGGTTCGCCCATCCCCGTCGTGATCACCTATTATCAGGACAAGTCGTTCACCTTCGTCATGAAGACGCCTCCGGTGACCTACTTCCTGAAGAAGGCCGTCAACCTGAAGTCGGGTTCCAAGGAGCCGGGCAAGGCGAAGGCTGGCCAGATCAGCCGCGACAAGGTGCGCGAGATCGCCGAAGCCAAGATGAAGGACCTCAACGCAAACGACGTGGAAGCGGCGATGCGTATGGTCGAAGGTTCTGCCCGCTCGATGGGCCTGGAAGTGGTGGGCTGA
- the rplL gene encoding 50S ribosomal protein L7/L12, producing MADLAKIVEDLSALTVLEAAELSKLLEEKWGVSAAAPVAVAAAPGAAAAAPVEEKTEFDVILADAGAKKIEVIKEVRAITGLGLKEAKDLVEAAPKPVKEGANKADADKIKAQLEAAGAKVELK from the coding sequence ATGGCTGATCTCGCCAAGATCGTTGAAGACCTGTCGGCCCTGACCGTTCTCGAAGCGGCTGAGCTGTCGAAGCTGCTGGAAGAGAAGTGGGGCGTTTCCGCTGCTGCTCCGGTCGCCGTTGCTGCTGCTCCGGGCGCCGCTGCTGCTGCCCCGGTTGAAGAGAAGACCGAGTTCGACGTCATTCTCGCTGACGCCGGCGCCAAGAAGATCGAGGTCATCAAGGAAGTCCGCGCCATCACCGGCCTGGGCCTCAAGGAAGCCAAGGATCTGGTTGAAGCTGCTCCGAAGCCCGTCAAGGAAGGCGCCAACAAGGCCGACGCCGACAAGATCAAGGCTCAGCTCGAAGCAGCTGGCGCCAAGGTCGAGCTCAAGTAA
- the hyi gene encoding hydroxypyruvate isomerase: MPRFSANLSMLFGEHELLDRFDAAARAGFRGVEYLGPYDHPAEEVSARLKKNGLTQVLFNVPSGDWAAGERGIAILPDRIEEFRAGVDKAITYARALDCGQVNCLAGIVPAGAPREELEEVFVGNLKFAADRLGEAGIRLLIEPINTRDIPGFFLTGTQQALNLMEKVGSQNLWLQYDIYHMQIMEGDLARSIEANLPRIAHIQLADNPGRHEPGTGEINYPFIYDFIDGLGYSGWIGAEYKPKAGTEAGLGWFGKFAGKADAAA; encoded by the coding sequence ATGCCACGGTTTTCAGCCAATCTTTCCATGCTGTTCGGGGAACATGAGTTACTCGACCGCTTCGATGCCGCCGCCCGGGCCGGGTTTCGCGGCGTGGAATATCTCGGTCCTTACGACCATCCCGCCGAAGAAGTTTCGGCACGGCTGAAGAAGAACGGACTGACACAGGTTCTCTTCAATGTGCCATCCGGCGACTGGGCCGCCGGGGAGCGCGGCATTGCCATCCTGCCGGACCGGATCGAGGAGTTCCGCGCCGGGGTCGACAAGGCTATCACCTATGCGAGGGCTCTGGATTGCGGGCAGGTGAACTGCCTCGCCGGCATCGTGCCTGCCGGTGCGCCGCGTGAAGAGCTTGAAGAGGTGTTCGTCGGAAACCTGAAATTTGCCGCCGACAGGCTGGGCGAGGCTGGCATTCGCCTGCTGATAGAGCCGATCAACACCCGCGACATTCCCGGCTTCTTCCTCACCGGCACGCAGCAGGCGCTCAATCTGATGGAAAAGGTCGGATCGCAGAACCTGTGGCTGCAATATGACATCTATCACATGCAGATCATGGAGGGCGATCTGGCGCGCTCGATAGAGGCCAACCTGCCGCGCATCGCCCATATCCAGCTTGCCGACAACCCCGGCCGCCATGAGCCTGGAACGGGCGAGATCAACTACCCGTTCATCTACGATTTCATCGACGGCCTCGGCTATTCCGGCTGGATTGGTGCCGAATACAAGCCGAAAGCCGGCACCGAAGCGGGACTTGGCTGGTTCGGGAAATTCGCCGGCAAGGCGGACGCGGCAGCGTGA
- the tuf gene encoding elongation factor Tu, with the protein MAKGKFERNKPHVNIGTIGHVDHGKTSTTAAITKYFGDFKAYDQIDNAPEEKARGITIATSHVEYETDARHYAHVDCPGHADYVKNMITGAAQMDGAILVVSAADGPMPQTREHILLARQVGVPAIVVFLNKVDQVDDPELLELVELEVRELLSAYEFPGDDIPIVPGSALAALEDSNKEIGEDAIRKLMAAVDEYIPTPERPVDQPFLMPIEDVFSISGRGTVVTGRVERGIVKVGEELEIVGIRPTTKTTCTGVEMFRKLLDQGQAGDNIGALLRGVDREGVERGQVLAKPGSVKPHKKFKAEAYILTKEEGGRHTPFFTNYRPQFYFRTTDVTGIVTLPEGTEMVMPGDNITVDVELIVPIAMEERLRFAIREGGRTVGAGIVAAIVE; encoded by the coding sequence ATGGCAAAAGGTAAATTCGAGCGCAATAAGCCTCATGTGAACATTGGCACGATTGGTCACGTTGACCATGGCAAGACGTCGACGACGGCTGCGATCACGAAGTATTTCGGTGATTTCAAGGCTTATGACCAGATTGACAACGCTCCTGAGGAGAAGGCGCGCGGCATCACGATTGCGACGTCGCACGTTGAGTACGAGACGGATGCGCGCCACTACGCCCACGTCGACTGCCCCGGCCACGCCGACTATGTGAAGAACATGATCACGGGTGCTGCGCAGATGGACGGCGCGATCCTGGTTGTGTCGGCTGCCGACGGCCCGATGCCGCAGACGCGCGAGCACATCCTGCTTGCCCGTCAGGTTGGCGTTCCGGCGATCGTGGTGTTCCTGAACAAGGTGGACCAGGTTGACGATCCGGAGCTTCTGGAACTGGTTGAGCTGGAAGTCCGCGAGCTTCTGTCGGCTTACGAGTTCCCCGGCGACGACATTCCGATCGTTCCGGGCTCGGCGCTTGCTGCCCTTGAGGACTCGAACAAGGAAATCGGCGAGGACGCGATCCGCAAGCTGATGGCTGCGGTTGACGAATACATCCCGACGCCTGAGCGTCCGGTTGACCAGCCGTTCCTGATGCCGATCGAAGACGTGTTCTCGATCTCGGGCCGCGGCACGGTGGTGACCGGTCGCGTCGAGCGCGGCATCGTCAAGGTTGGCGAGGAACTCGAGATCGTCGGCATCCGTCCGACGACGAAGACGACCTGCACGGGCGTCGAGATGTTCCGCAAGCTGCTCGACCAGGGCCAGGCCGGCGACAACATCGGTGCGCTGCTGCGCGGTGTTGACCGTGAAGGCGTTGAGCGTGGTCAGGTTCTGGCGAAGCCCGGTTCGGTGAAGCCGCACAAGAAGTTCAAGGCCGAGGCCTACATTCTGACGAAGGAAGAGGGTGGCCGTCATACGCCGTTCTTCACGAACTACCGTCCGCAGTTCTACTTCCGCACGACGGACGTGACGGGCATCGTGACGCTTCCCGAGGGCACCGAGATGGTGATGCCGGGCGACAACATCACGGTTGATGTTGAGCTGATCGTGCCGATCGCGATGGAAGAGCGCCTGCGCTTCGCCATCCGTGAAGGCGGCCGCACCGTCGGCGCCGGCATCGTCGCCGCAATCGTCGAATAA
- the gcl gene encoding glyoxylate carboligase, whose protein sequence is MARMRAVDAAVLVLEKEGISCAFGVPGAAINPLYSALKARGTIRHILARHVEGASHMAEGYTRAASGNIGLCLGTSGPAGTDMITGLYSASADSIPILCITGQAPRARLTKEDFQAVDIAAIAGPVTKWAVTVMEPYLVPMALQKAFHLMRSSRPGPVLIDLPLDVQLAEIDFDIDAYEPMSAFRPAMTRAQAEKALAMLNEAEKPLIVAGGGIINADASDLLIEFAEITGVPVIPTLMGWGAIPDDHRLMAGMCGLQTSHRYGNATMLEADFVFGIGNRWANRHTGSVDVYTKGRKFIHVDIEPTQIGRVFAPDLGIVSDAGAALKMLLDVATEWKTAGKLRDWSGWAKACQQRKKTMKRKTHFEQVPLKPQRIYEEMNKAFGRDTTYVTTIGLSQIAGAQFLHVYKPRNWINCGQAGPLGWTLPAALGVRAARPDANIVALSGDYDFQFMIEELAVGAQHKLPYIHVVVNNAYLGLIRQAQRGFSMDYEVSLAFENINTVGHAEVGYGVDHVAVAEAMGCKALRVRRPDEFAGAFAEARRLMKEHQVPVVLEFILERVTNISMGTEIDNITEFEELAERNEDAPTAIAMLD, encoded by the coding sequence ATGGCCAGAATGCGTGCTGTCGATGCCGCTGTTCTCGTTCTTGAAAAGGAAGGGATTTCCTGTGCGTTCGGGGTGCCGGGCGCAGCCATCAATCCGCTCTATTCCGCTCTGAAGGCACGGGGAACGATTCGTCATATTCTTGCCCGTCATGTGGAGGGCGCCTCGCATATGGCGGAAGGCTATACGCGCGCCGCCAGCGGCAATATCGGCCTGTGCCTCGGCACGTCCGGTCCCGCCGGAACCGACATGATCACCGGGCTTTATTCCGCGTCTGCCGATTCCATTCCCATCCTGTGCATCACTGGGCAGGCCCCGCGCGCACGGCTGACGAAGGAGGATTTTCAGGCTGTCGACATTGCCGCCATCGCGGGGCCCGTCACCAAATGGGCGGTTACGGTCATGGAGCCTTATCTGGTGCCGATGGCGCTGCAAAAGGCGTTTCATCTCATGCGCTCGTCGCGGCCCGGCCCGGTGCTGATCGACCTGCCGCTGGATGTTCAGCTGGCCGAAATAGATTTCGACATCGATGCCTACGAGCCGATGTCTGCTTTCAGGCCCGCCATGACCCGAGCGCAGGCCGAGAAGGCTCTGGCCATGCTGAACGAGGCCGAGAAGCCGCTGATCGTCGCCGGAGGCGGCATCATCAATGCCGATGCGTCCGACCTGCTGATCGAATTCGCGGAGATCACCGGGGTTCCGGTCATCCCCACGCTGATGGGCTGGGGCGCCATTCCGGACGATCACCGGCTGATGGCCGGCATGTGCGGGCTCCAGACCTCGCACCGTTATGGCAACGCCACCATGCTGGAGGCCGATTTCGTGTTCGGCATCGGCAACCGCTGGGCAAATCGTCATACCGGTTCCGTCGACGTCTATACGAAGGGCAGGAAATTCATCCATGTCGACATCGAGCCGACGCAGATAGGCCGTGTCTTCGCGCCCGATCTCGGCATCGTCTCCGATGCCGGCGCGGCGCTGAAGATGCTGCTCGATGTGGCGACCGAATGGAAGACGGCCGGAAAACTGCGCGACTGGTCCGGCTGGGCGAAGGCATGCCAGCAGCGCAAGAAGACGATGAAGCGCAAGACCCATTTCGAGCAGGTGCCGCTGAAGCCGCAGCGCATCTACGAGGAAATGAACAAGGCTTTCGGCCGTGACACCACCTATGTCACCACCATCGGTCTGAGCCAGATAGCGGGCGCGCAGTTCCTGCATGTCTATAAGCCGCGCAACTGGATCAATTGCGGGCAGGCCGGTCCGCTGGGGTGGACATTGCCGGCGGCGCTCGGTGTGAGGGCCGCCCGTCCGGATGCGAATATCGTCGCCCTTTCAGGAGATTACGACTTCCAGTTCATGATCGAGGAACTGGCCGTCGGCGCCCAGCACAAGCTGCCCTACATCCATGTCGTGGTGAACAACGCCTATCTCGGCCTCATCCGGCAGGCGCAGCGCGGTTTTTCGATGGACTACGAGGTCAGCCTCGCTTTCGAGAACATCAATACCGTCGGCCATGCGGAGGTCGGCTATGGCGTCGATCATGTCGCCGTTGCCGAAGCCATGGGCTGCAAGGCGCTGCGCGTGCGCCGGCCGGACGAGTTCGCCGGTGCCTTCGCTGAAGCGCGCCGGCTGATGAAGGAACATCAGGTTCCGGTCGTGCTGGAATTCATTCTCGAACGTGTCACCAACATCTCCATGGGCACCGAGATCGACAACATCACCGAGTTCGAGGAACTGGCCGAGCGCAATGAGGATGCGCCCACTGCAATCGCCATGCTCGACTGA